A window of Cohnella herbarum contains these coding sequences:
- a CDS encoding ArnT family glycosyltransferase: MILLKRLKLNEWSRIVLLLIMLVAAFLRFDFLVSVNHHNSHDTVNYDIMVRQLLEEGVYAYKSTEPNAQVSPGFPLFMAAVYKLIDYKHNDPYSAIRFLQAIFSLITLWLTYRIAKRLGGEWAGLLAATMMAIYPPFIWTTGAVLTETIATMFFMAYLYFQLIAFDKTHRWAALWAGVALGLTALTRPEFLIIAPASYFLYLLWHRKGAQMMKLLLSTGLGMAIVMSPWLVRNIVALHEPIFTSTQVNPFAAGTYPNKNYDDNLVDRTGKTQMEVAKERLKVGFTEHTWTFVKWYTIGKLDRIYSKMFGGSGHKPIYPVIPYRAYFHLLLIYAGLIAAAVTLRNWRQPAMLIVFLLAAISAARLAFVPEYRYNFTAMPQIIVLDSLLVIWIFVWLDKRFQLKSRLLLARRNEHARNDV; encoded by the coding sequence TTGATACTGTTGAAAAGATTGAAGCTGAACGAATGGTCTCGCATTGTCCTGCTGCTGATTATGCTGGTAGCCGCATTCCTGCGATTCGACTTTCTCGTTTCGGTTAACCACCACAACTCGCACGATACGGTTAACTACGACATTATGGTTCGGCAACTATTGGAGGAAGGCGTGTACGCTTATAAAAGCACTGAGCCGAACGCCCAAGTTTCCCCCGGATTTCCGCTGTTTATGGCTGCTGTGTATAAGTTGATCGATTACAAGCATAACGATCCTTATTCGGCGATTAGATTTTTGCAGGCGATTTTCAGCCTTATAACGCTCTGGCTCACCTATAGAATCGCCAAGCGGCTGGGAGGCGAATGGGCGGGACTGTTAGCCGCCACGATGATGGCTATCTACCCGCCGTTTATCTGGACGACAGGAGCCGTGCTGACGGAAACGATCGCCACGATGTTCTTCATGGCCTATCTCTATTTCCAACTGATCGCTTTCGACAAGACCCATCGTTGGGCTGCGTTGTGGGCTGGCGTGGCATTGGGGCTTACCGCGCTTACCCGTCCCGAATTTCTGATCATCGCTCCGGCCAGTTACTTCTTGTATCTACTCTGGCACCGCAAAGGCGCTCAGATGATGAAGCTGCTGTTAAGCACGGGACTCGGCATGGCCATCGTGATGTCTCCGTGGCTCGTCCGAAACATCGTCGCGTTGCACGAACCGATATTTACCTCGACGCAGGTCAATCCGTTCGCGGCGGGCACGTATCCGAACAAAAACTACGACGACAATCTTGTCGACCGAACCGGCAAAACGCAGATGGAAGTCGCCAAAGAGCGGCTCAAGGTCGGCTTTACGGAGCATACGTGGACGTTCGTCAAATGGTACACGATCGGCAAGCTGGACCGCATCTACAGCAAAATGTTCGGGGGCAGCGGCCACAAGCCGATTTATCCGGTCATTCCGTACCGCGCGTATTTCCACCTGCTGCTCATCTACGCGGGGCTGATCGCGGCGGCCGTCACCTTGCGCAATTGGCGTCAGCCGGCTATGCTCATCGTTTTCCTGCTGGCGGCGATTTCAGCGGCCCGTCTCGCTTTCGTCCCGGAATATCGATACAACTTTACCGCTATGCCGCAAATTATCGTGCTCGACAGCTTGCTCGTGATTTGGATTTTCGTCTGGCTGGACAAGCGTTTCCAGCTAAAATCTCGACTGTTGCTTGCAAGGAGGAATGAACATGCGCGGAATGACGTTTGA
- a CDS encoding glycosyltransferase family 2 protein, translating to MRGMTFDRMTSYPGVKETLIIVPSYNEAEGISRVVAEIRSRIPYADVVVVNDGSSDQTGRLAEEAGALVIHLSTNLGIGGAVQTGYRYAADNGYRYAAQIDGDGQHNPADFERMLDSLRANDADMVVGSRFLKREGFQSTFARKIGIDLFAKLVTGLTGRKVTDPTSGFRVCGRRAIDLFAQDYPTDYPEVEALVLLDNRGFSFVETPVVMNARLAGTSSISALRSVYYMVKVVLAVFIAKSRKKKVLSTQL from the coding sequence ATGCGCGGAATGACGTTTGATCGAATGACAAGCTACCCCGGAGTTAAGGAAACGCTGATCATCGTACCCTCATACAACGAAGCCGAAGGCATCTCCCGGGTTGTCGCCGAAATCCGGTCCCGAATTCCGTATGCGGACGTTGTTGTCGTGAACGACGGCTCAAGCGACCAAACCGGCCGGCTCGCGGAAGAAGCCGGAGCTCTCGTCATTCATTTGTCCACCAATTTGGGTATCGGCGGTGCCGTGCAGACGGGCTACCGGTATGCCGCGGACAACGGCTATCGGTATGCCGCCCAGATCGACGGAGACGGCCAGCATAACCCGGCCGATTTCGAGCGCATGCTCGATTCGCTTCGCGCCAACGACGCGGATATGGTCGTCGGCTCCCGGTTTCTTAAGCGCGAAGGGTTCCAATCCACCTTCGCCCGGAAAATCGGTATCGATCTGTTTGCGAAGCTTGTAACCGGACTGACCGGCCGGAAGGTAACCGATCCGACTTCCGGCTTCCGAGTATGCGGCCGAAGAGCGATTGACTTGTTCGCGCAGGATTATCCGACCGATTATCCCGAGGTGGAAGCGCTCGTGCTGCTGGACAACCGCGGCTTCTCGTTCGTGGAAACGCCGGTCGTCATGAACGCCCGACTGGCGGGCACGTCCAGCATATCGGCGCTCCGCTCGGTCTACTATATGGTGAAAGTTGTATTGGCCGTATTCATCGCCAAAAGCCGGAAAAAAAAGGTGTTGAGCACGCAGCTATGA
- a CDS encoding DUF2304 domain-containing protein, with product MNPDIYFVSFMIGIGFTGIVLHLIRARKLREQYAILWLVLGALMMALSLFPAILDRLAASFNVSYAPSLLYLLAFVGVLFLLIHLSMALSSLTSRVIMLTQTLALQEQRIRKLEQRKPQSEENFMRVWTDRTEMDDKSW from the coding sequence ATGAACCCCGATATTTATTTCGTCAGCTTCATGATCGGCATCGGATTTACGGGCATCGTTCTGCACCTGATCCGGGCCCGGAAGCTGCGCGAGCAATATGCGATCTTGTGGCTCGTTCTTGGCGCGCTTATGATGGCGCTATCTCTGTTCCCGGCCATTCTCGATCGGCTAGCGGCCAGCTTTAACGTCTCTTACGCCCCGTCTCTGCTGTACTTGTTAGCTTTCGTAGGCGTGCTGTTTCTCCTGATACACCTGTCCATGGCTCTATCTTCGCTCACAAGCCGCGTCATTATGCTGACCCAGACGCTTGCGCTGCAGGAGCAGCGGATCAGGAAGCTGGAGCAAAGAAAGCCGCAGTCCGAAGAAAATTTCATGCGAGTATGGACGGATAGGACCGAGATGGACGATAAATCATGGTAG
- a CDS encoding EamA family transporter produces the protein MVAAYGLLLLNIMLLVAGQTVWKIGLDRLGGLHLHNAMQVLTSPWIVSGVFLYGLATLLWLAVLSRLPLSTAYPLQSLAYVFALLLAWLLFGEAIPPNRWIGAGIILAGVFVIGMK, from the coding sequence ATGGTAGCGGCATACGGTCTGCTGCTGCTCAATATTATGCTGCTTGTAGCCGGCCAAACGGTTTGGAAAATCGGACTGGATCGCTTGGGTGGCCTGCATCTTCACAATGCGATGCAGGTTCTTACCTCCCCATGGATTGTGTCCGGCGTTTTCCTCTACGGCCTTGCGACCTTGCTCTGGCTTGCCGTCTTGTCCCGACTGCCCTTAAGCACCGCTTACCCGCTGCAAAGTTTGGCCTACGTATTCGCTCTGCTGCTTGCTTGGCTGCTGTTCGGCGAAGCGATCCCGCCGAACCGCTGGATCGGGGCCGGCATCATTCTCGCCGGCGTGTTCGTTATCGGGATGAAATAG
- a CDS encoding WD40/YVTN/BNR-like repeat-containing protein: MRQRLNRKNERKRAVNCCSAFLVIGAISLLSACTSANGQSSAIKPGTVYSVGFDGNSIVSYDAGNSYSVDQEGHLSISYRNGSVTAKAPVKLDTTGKVIGMSKDETGLYLSEDKTAIVYGFADGASKPLHVLITNNEGEKWNEYEIQGAKGFETKFIGFTTDKEGWIVSGASHGVGSALNYLYQTSDGGKTWAEIGNANDVYAEQLTAAGFSTKEIGFLGFRFYEDYGPVIYWTKDQGKSWERLSVTLPEKFDEFRMNPLSPTFNGKDGLFPIAVRDQELNDIGTLYLTSKDNGLTWVYDASLDKFKMLDH; encoded by the coding sequence ATGAGGCAGCGTTTAAACAGGAAAAACGAACGAAAGAGGGCGGTTAACTGTTGTTCCGCCTTTCTAGTAATTGGGGCGATCTCCCTACTCTCCGCTTGTACGAGCGCGAATGGGCAGAGTTCGGCGATTAAACCGGGTACCGTCTATTCCGTCGGGTTCGACGGCAATTCAATCGTTTCCTATGATGCGGGTAATTCGTATTCGGTTGACCAAGAAGGGCATCTATCGATTTCATACCGAAACGGGTCCGTCACCGCGAAAGCTCCCGTGAAGTTGGATACAACGGGAAAAGTTATAGGAATGAGCAAGGATGAAACAGGGCTTTATCTATCGGAGGATAAAACGGCCATCGTGTACGGTTTCGCGGATGGAGCATCAAAGCCGCTGCATGTATTAATCACGAATAACGAAGGCGAAAAGTGGAACGAGTATGAAATCCAAGGTGCCAAAGGATTCGAGACCAAATTTATCGGTTTTACAACGGATAAGGAAGGCTGGATCGTTAGCGGCGCTTCCCACGGGGTCGGCAGCGCATTAAATTATCTGTATCAAACTTCGGACGGCGGGAAGACTTGGGCAGAAATCGGGAACGCAAACGATGTTTACGCGGAACAGTTGACGGCTGCGGGTTTTTCTACTAAAGAGATCGGCTTTTTGGGTTTCCGATTTTATGAGGACTACGGGCCGGTTATTTATTGGACCAAAGATCAAGGGAAGTCATGGGAAAGGCTCTCCGTCACTCTGCCGGAAAAGTTCGACGAATTCAGGATGAACCCTCTCTCGCCGACATTCAACGGGAAAGACGGACTATTTCCAATTGCCGTAAGAGATCAGGAGCTCAATGACATCGGAACCCTTTATCTCACCAGCAAAGACAATGGTCTAACATGGGTTTATGATGCCTCTCTCGATAAGTTTAAAATGCTCGATCACTAA
- a CDS encoding RNA polymerase sigma factor, whose product MEDQGIVRLYLQRSQQALLETKIKYGAYCKAIARNILSNYSDVEECENDTYLAAWNTIPPNTPRKFSVFLGRITRNIALDKYGYNTAKKRNREFEVILTELEGCLASPNTVETEYEEGEIANLINQFLYAIDEQARNLFIRRYWYSDSIETISKRFNMSSSKVKSALFRTRNKLRDHLRKEGVNL is encoded by the coding sequence ATGGAAGATCAAGGAATAGTTCGCCTGTACTTACAGCGTTCGCAGCAAGCCCTTTTAGAAACAAAAATTAAGTATGGGGCTTATTGCAAAGCGATTGCAAGGAACATATTGTCCAATTATTCGGATGTTGAAGAGTGCGAGAACGATACCTATTTAGCGGCATGGAATACAATACCGCCTAATACGCCTAGGAAGTTCTCCGTATTTCTAGGGAGGATTACGCGTAATATTGCGCTTGATAAATACGGTTATAATACCGCGAAAAAGCGTAACCGCGAATTTGAAGTGATTCTAACCGAATTAGAAGGATGCTTAGCTTCCCCTAATACTGTAGAAACTGAGTATGAAGAAGGCGAGATTGCGAACTTAATAAATCAATTTTTATATGCGATAGACGAGCAAGCAAGAAATTTATTTATTCGAAGGTATTGGTACTCGGATTCAATAGAGACGATTTCTAAGAGGTTTAATATGAGCAGCAGTAAAGTGAAGTCCGCATTATTTCGTACGAGAAACAAGCTTAGAGATCACTTACGCAAAGAGGGGGTTAACCTTTGA
- a CDS encoding class I SAM-dependent methyltransferase has protein sequence MGNTDKFEMIANSYDTAERIQIAKVSSDAIREYLVDANRKSAIDFGCGTGLVGMNLLNDFSSMLFLDTSPNMIDQIDQKISDLNIRNADTLCFDFEKEGLSNLRADYIFMAQVLLHIKDVEFVLSRLFDVLNDGGHLLIVDFNKNEKVVSDFVHNGFDQVELADMMTTIGYRNIQSRTFYEGSKIFMGQDASMFVLDSQK, from the coding sequence ATGGGAAATACGGATAAGTTCGAAATGATAGCTAATAGCTATGACACTGCGGAAAGAATTCAAATTGCAAAGGTATCCTCCGATGCCATTCGCGAATATTTAGTTGATGCTAATCGTAAGAGTGCTATCGATTTCGGGTGCGGAACCGGTCTTGTCGGAATGAACTTGTTAAACGATTTTAGTTCTATGCTTTTTCTGGATACTTCGCCAAACATGATTGATCAAATAGATCAAAAAATTTCCGATTTGAATATTCGGAATGCTGATACGTTATGCTTTGATTTTGAAAAGGAAGGGCTATCGAATTTACGGGCCGACTATATTTTCATGGCTCAGGTTCTCCTCCATATTAAGGATGTCGAATTCGTTTTATCCCGATTATTCGATGTTCTAAACGATGGAGGACATCTACTGATCGTAGATTTTAATAAGAACGAGAAAGTCGTTTCGGATTTCGTTCATAACGGATTTGACCAAGTAGAGCTCGCTGACATGATGACTACAATAGGGTACAGGAATATTCAATCCAGAACATTTTATGAGGGAAGTAAAATATTCATGGGACAAGATGCGTCTATGTTTGTCCTTGATTCTCAAAAATAA
- a CDS encoding NAD-dependent epimerase/dehydratase family protein, with amino-acid sequence MMNEIVRLDFKAILNHPLPWERFAGKTVLVTGAGGFLSAYMVETLLRLNQEALSDSEPVHVIALVRNEEAARIRFSAYRNDPRLEYLVQDVCEPIELNPKREIHYVIHAASQASPKLFGSDPVGTLSANVLGTANLLRLAADNPIDSFLYFSSSEVYGELNPSLIPNKELDYGYLDPTSVRSCYAESKRMGETMCVAWHRQFGVPVKIVRPYHTYGPGMRLDDGRVFADFVRNVVERRDIVMRSDGTDTRAFCYISDATIGFFTVMLLGGIAEAYNVGNPDCEVSIALLADKMTRLFPETGLSVVREPRPDISYMQSPVHRSCPDIAKVSRLGWKPAIGIEDGFRRTVLSFGGERGL; translated from the coding sequence ATGATGAACGAGATCGTTCGCCTAGACTTTAAGGCGATTCTGAACCATCCGCTGCCATGGGAACGATTCGCGGGCAAAACGGTTCTGGTCACGGGAGCCGGCGGATTCCTGTCCGCTTATATGGTCGAGACTTTACTTCGCTTGAATCAAGAGGCATTGAGCGACAGTGAACCCGTTCACGTGATCGCTCTGGTTAGAAACGAAGAAGCGGCTCGTATTAGATTCTCTGCCTACCGGAATGATCCTCGCTTGGAATACCTCGTTCAAGATGTTTGCGAGCCTATCGAATTGAATCCGAAACGGGAAATCCATTACGTCATTCATGCGGCCAGCCAAGCAAGCCCCAAATTGTTCGGATCGGACCCGGTCGGCACTTTGTCGGCCAACGTTCTCGGAACGGCGAACCTGTTGAGGCTGGCTGCCGACAATCCGATCGATTCGTTCCTCTATTTCAGCAGCAGCGAGGTTTACGGGGAACTAAATCCATCGCTCATTCCGAATAAGGAGCTGGACTACGGTTATCTCGATCCGACTTCCGTACGGTCGTGTTACGCGGAAAGCAAACGTATGGGAGAAACGATGTGCGTCGCATGGCATCGTCAGTTCGGAGTGCCGGTAAAGATCGTGCGACCCTATCACACGTACGGACCGGGTATGCGTCTGGACGATGGGAGAGTATTCGCCGATTTCGTGCGGAACGTCGTCGAACGGCGGGATATCGTAATGAGAAGCGACGGCACCGACACTCGCGCCTTTTGTTACATAAGCGATGCGACGATCGGCTTCTTCACGGTGATGTTACTAGGCGGAATAGCCGAGGCTTACAACGTCGGAAACCCTGATTGCGAGGTAAGTATCGCGCTCTTAGCGGATAAGATGACTCGTTTGTTCCCTGAAACGGGTTTAAGCGTCGTTCGGGAACCTAGACCGGATATCTCTTATATGCAGAGCCCTGTTCATAGAAGTTGTCCGGATATCGCTAAAGTTAGTCGACTGGGTTGGAAACCTGCGATCGGAATCGAAGATGGCTTTCGGAGAACGGTATTGAGCTTCGGAGGCGAGCGTGGATTATGA
- a CDS encoding FkbM family methyltransferase → MKGHFQEKQDYFNRKLTKTEYIERMHDLYHRLLFAYSELLPETDIAAIEIVDHRVIATTRAEGIKMVCDPNDHRIVPMEILNFNAYEPEELEWIYKLLPPRPVILDIGANMGWYSLHMAKQIPDSVVYAFEPLPAAYGYLVENLAINNMSNVRSYNLGLSDRNGNFDFYYYKSGSVNSSLANLSERDEVEIISCPLTRLDIFAQNIKEPIDFIKCDVEGAELSVVIGGLETIKRHKPILFLELLRKWAKKFNYHPNEVLVVLGEIGYACLRIEETGLSEIGEITDETVQTNFIFLHREKHEHVLSLYSESNSSGSDVQ, encoded by the coding sequence TTGAAGGGTCATTTTCAAGAAAAACAAGACTACTTTAATCGGAAACTCACTAAAACGGAGTACATTGAGCGGATGCACGATCTCTATCACAGGCTATTATTCGCCTACTCCGAGTTGTTGCCGGAAACGGATATCGCCGCTATCGAGATCGTCGATCATCGGGTAATTGCGACGACTCGCGCCGAAGGGATCAAGATGGTCTGCGACCCTAACGATCATAGAATCGTCCCGATGGAAATTCTCAATTTTAACGCGTACGAGCCCGAAGAACTGGAGTGGATCTACAAGCTGCTTCCGCCTCGACCGGTCATCCTCGATATCGGGGCGAACATGGGATGGTATTCTTTGCACATGGCCAAGCAAATCCCGGATAGCGTCGTTTACGCTTTCGAGCCCCTTCCGGCCGCTTACGGCTATTTGGTCGAGAACCTGGCAATAAACAATATGTCCAACGTACGAAGTTATAACCTCGGTTTGTCGGACCGGAATGGAAACTTCGATTTTTATTATTACAAATCAGGCTCCGTGAACAGTTCGCTAGCAAACTTGTCCGAACGTGACGAGGTCGAGATAATTTCCTGCCCGTTGACGAGGCTAGACATATTCGCTCAAAACATCAAAGAGCCTATCGATTTCATCAAATGCGATGTCGAAGGCGCGGAGCTGTCGGTCGTTATCGGCGGACTTGAGACGATTAAACGACACAAACCTATCCTATTCCTGGAGTTGTTGCGTAAATGGGCCAAGAAATTCAACTATCATCCCAATGAGGTGCTCGTCGTCCTCGGAGAGATCGGTTACGCGTGCTTGAGGATCGAAGAAACCGGATTATCCGAAATCGGCGAAATCACGGACGAGACGGTGCAGACGAACTTTATTTTTCTTCACCGCGAGAAGCACGAACACGTCTTATCGCTTTATAGCGAATCCAATAGCTCCGGCAGCGACGTCCAATGA
- a CDS encoding phosphotransferase enzyme family protein, which translates to MLQHSNETNERWAAEIADDLKARFGLRVNKAEPIDKGWLNVKWKIVTDQEPLFVKYYHPDRYKLQERPDRRNAIEKTLQLQNGLCTAGIPCPKVYHNRQYIQVTPSGLHYALLGWVDGHTVDAGGMNAAQMFELGAATGRMHKWLRSVPPLDKPAWSPNKEGYLREWQGNRQKALEADDRIVLEWLRRSQAIVQAMDFRMFDSSPIGWLHWDLWVDNLLLHEWGLSGIVDFDRMKMAYPEIDVARAILSGSLRDGQIELESARAYMEGYRAHAEMPEVSLARAMRMLYLIESIWWLRTEVRAESELRGLLGRFVEEMHWIEDHWTSLPELLDSL; encoded by the coding sequence TTGTTACAACATTCGAATGAAACGAACGAGCGTTGGGCCGCGGAAATCGCGGATGATCTTAAAGCGCGGTTTGGACTCCGCGTGAACAAAGCGGAACCCATCGATAAAGGCTGGCTCAACGTGAAATGGAAGATCGTAACGGATCAAGAGCCGCTATTCGTTAAGTATTATCATCCGGACCGTTACAAGCTACAGGAACGTCCCGATAGAAGAAACGCAATAGAGAAGACTCTTCAATTGCAGAATGGTCTGTGCACGGCTGGAATCCCTTGTCCGAAAGTTTACCATAATAGGCAGTACATACAGGTGACTCCGTCGGGTTTGCATTATGCGTTGCTGGGTTGGGTTGACGGTCATACCGTCGATGCAGGAGGCATGAATGCCGCTCAAATGTTTGAATTGGGCGCGGCAACCGGGCGAATGCATAAATGGCTACGATCGGTACCGCCGCTGGATAAGCCAGCTTGGAGTCCGAATAAAGAGGGTTACTTGCGAGAATGGCAAGGCAACCGGCAGAAGGCGCTTGAGGCGGATGATCGGATCGTATTGGAGTGGCTTAGACGTTCGCAAGCCATAGTACAGGCCATGGATTTCCGGATGTTCGATTCGAGTCCGATCGGATGGCTGCACTGGGATTTGTGGGTGGATAACCTATTGTTGCATGAGTGGGGATTGTCGGGTATCGTGGATTTCGATCGAATGAAGATGGCTTACCCGGAAATCGACGTCGCCCGCGCAATCTTGTCAGGCTCTTTGCGAGACGGTCAAATCGAACTCGAATCCGCGCGAGCGTATATGGAAGGGTATCGAGCCCATGCGGAAATGCCCGAAGTCTCGCTCGCCCGGGCTATGCGCATGCTGTATTTGATCGAATCCATTTGGTGGCTTCGCACGGAAGTTCGAGCCGAAAGCGAGCTGCGCGGATTGTTAGGACGGTTCGTCGAAGAAATGCACTGGATCGAAGATCATTGGACGTCGCTGCCGGAGCTATTGGATTCGCTATAA
- a CDS encoding glycoside hydrolase family 172 protein, translated as MLGTSLRDLYREREGKRKRASSYDTTGGNRDYRVISPGERVDICELIGSGCITHIWMTMAPTDDTLEAHLHRKVVLRMYWDGEANPSVQAPIGDFFGIGHGETRNYSSAPLAMSPEDGRALNCFFPMPFGTSARIEIESGADKPLKFYYYVDYEAYDRPIDSPLRFHAIWRRELTDGVDDQQMSNALFEFGGKNTTGDGNYVLLDAEGKGHYVGCNLNIHNLRMTREWNWYGEGDDMIFIDGEPWPPSLHGTGMEDYFNTAWCPTQVYHSPYHGITMGGGPNWSGKISAYRYHIEDPVMFDQSIRVTIEHGHNNHRSDDYSSTAYWYQTEPHKDHPIILPVEKRLPLADYLPFNAQDMKVCFDY; from the coding sequence ATGCTGGGAACGTCGTTAAGGGATTTATACAGGGAAAGGGAAGGCAAACGCAAGCGCGCTTCCAGCTATGATACGACGGGAGGCAACCGCGATTATCGCGTGATTTCCCCGGGCGAACGGGTAGATATTTGCGAATTAATCGGGAGCGGCTGCATTACGCATATTTGGATGACGATGGCGCCGACGGACGATACGCTTGAAGCGCATCTTCACCGCAAAGTCGTCCTCCGGATGTACTGGGACGGGGAAGCGAATCCGAGCGTGCAGGCGCCGATCGGCGATTTCTTCGGGATCGGGCACGGGGAGACGCGCAACTACAGCTCGGCCCCGCTGGCGATGAGCCCGGAGGATGGGAGGGCGCTGAACTGCTTTTTCCCGATGCCGTTCGGGACTTCGGCGAGAATCGAGATCGAGTCGGGCGCGGATAAGCCGCTCAAATTTTACTATTACGTCGATTACGAGGCATACGATCGGCCGATCGACAGTCCCCTTCGCTTCCATGCGATATGGCGGAGAGAACTGACGGACGGGGTCGACGATCAACAGATGTCAAATGCGTTGTTCGAGTTCGGGGGCAAGAACACGACGGGCGACGGCAACTATGTTTTGCTTGACGCCGAGGGTAAAGGCCATTACGTCGGCTGCAACCTGAACATTCACAATCTACGAATGACTCGGGAATGGAATTGGTACGGGGAAGGGGACGACATGATCTTCATCGACGGCGAGCCCTGGCCGCCTTCTCTGCACGGAACCGGGATGGAGGATTATTTCAATACGGCGTGGTGTCCGACGCAAGTCTATCATTCTCCCTACCATGGCATAACAATGGGCGGCGGTCCGAATTGGTCCGGCAAAATATCGGCGTATCGGTATCACATCGAAGACCCGGTCATGTTCGACCAATCGATCCGAGTGACGATCGAACACGGGCACAACAATCATCGCAGCGACGATTACTCGAGCACCGCATATTGGTATCAGACAGAGCCTCACAAGGACCATCCGATCATCCTTCCCGTGGAGAAAAGGTTGCCGCTGGCGGATTATCTTCCTTTTAACGCTCAGGATATGAAAGTTTGCTTCGATTATTAA
- a CDS encoding carbohydrate ABC transporter permease — translation MLTIRRAALPTLAVLLGLALVFPIYVLVIGSLRSEEHIFDVTLLPLEAVFSNFAEAMRGSGLIRSIVNSLLVSAAVTVVAMLFHSMSGYALARFRFPGRGLIFAWMLSTLMVPFAVIMIPLYLITKQFHMLNSYAGLIVPSIFNAYGIFLFRQFYRDFPKELEEAAYLDGLSLAGTYFRIALPLSVPIIAPLTIGFFLANWNSYLWPLIITQDDKLWVVQVFLASLVGGGYFTPWNVVLAAAVVSTIPTFLLFFGAQRFLVDGIKMSGIK, via the coding sequence ATGCTTACGATAAGGCGCGCAGCGCTTCCGACTCTGGCCGTGCTTCTCGGCCTCGCGCTCGTGTTTCCGATTTACGTGCTCGTCATCGGTTCTTTGCGCTCGGAAGAGCATATTTTTGATGTGACGTTGCTCCCGCTCGAAGCGGTATTCTCCAACTTCGCGGAGGCGATGCGGGGATCCGGCTTGATTCGTTCGATCGTAAACTCGCTCCTCGTATCCGCCGCGGTAACCGTCGTCGCCATGTTGTTCCACTCGATGTCGGGCTACGCGCTCGCGCGATTCCGTTTTCCCGGGAGGGGACTGATCTTCGCATGGATGCTCAGCACGCTCATGGTGCCGTTCGCCGTCATCATGATTCCGCTTTATCTGATCACTAAGCAGTTTCACATGTTGAACTCGTATGCAGGTCTGATCGTTCCTTCGATTTTTAACGCATACGGTATCTTCCTGTTCCGTCAGTTTTACAGGGATTTCCCCAAGGAATTGGAGGAGGCGGCTTATCTGGACGGCTTGTCGCTAGCGGGAACTTACTTCCGGATCGCGCTGCCGCTGTCCGTTCCGATCATCGCGCCGCTAACGATCGGTTTTTTTCTGGCGAATTGGAACTCGTACTTGTGGCCTCTCATTATCACGCAGGACGATAAGCTGTGGGTCGTTCAAGTGTTCTTGGCCAGCCTTGTCGGCGGAGGGTATTTCACGCCTTGGAACGTTGTGCTCGCGGCCGCGGTCGTGTCGACGATTCCGACCTTCCTGCTCTTCTTCGGGGCGCAGCGTTTTCTGGTAGACGGAATTAAGATGTCGGGGATCAAATAA